The Pan troglodytes isolate AG18354 chromosome 7, NHGRI_mPanTro3-v2.0_pri, whole genome shotgun sequence genome has a window encoding:
- the DEFB131A gene encoding beta-defensin 131A precursor: MRVLSFVFGVLSLMFTVPPAGSFISNDECPSEYYHCRLKCNADEHAIRYCADFSICCKLKIIEIDGQKKW, encoded by the exons ATGAGGGTCTTGTCTTTTGTCTTTGGAGTCCTTTCCTTGATGTTCACAGTTCCTCCAG CCGGAAGCTTCATTTCTAATGATGAATGTCCTTCAGAATATTATCATTGCAGACTGAAGTGCAATGCTGATGAACATGCAATTAGATACTGTGCTGACTTCAGCATCTGCTGCAAACTGAAGATCATTGAAATTGACGGACAAAAGAAGTGGTGA